The proteins below come from a single Triticum aestivum cultivar Chinese Spring chromosome 5D, IWGSC CS RefSeq v2.1, whole genome shotgun sequence genomic window:
- the LOC123125817 gene encoding uncharacterized protein, whose amino-acid sequence MPWRRILANPGFRRRYREFHPTPPVLGILEKVGARIVAIPAHFPAQTCHPEWYAMDCRHGRALFTEFGKTNDLVVLDPVTGHHRRVPSPFNRLACYSAAVLCATQGCDHHGCQDGHFLVAVVCRDALQGVTLGRLYSSETNLWTELASVHHPDVNYTTSTMAAPSVLVGDTLYFNIHGDIECQLGTLCLSMFEKPIVGNGTLVTVEDGGLGFAALVDVTNLTLWSREAGLEGAMGWTKLRVIDLKKLVPDGALSIPTRFEFDALAIPTKYRRLPPGGLEISGFAEGTQVIFVCTSVDSYMVDLRSGRARKVTRHGTESFPYTSFYIPAMGAASPGQGR is encoded by the exons ATGCCATGGCGCCGCATCCTCGCCAACCCGGGCTTTCGCCGCCGCTACCGCGAGTTCCATCCAACACCTCCCGTCCTGGGAATCTTGGAAAAGGTCGGCGCCCGCATCGTCGCCATCCCCGCCCATTTCCCTGCCCAGACCTGCCATCCTGAATGGTATGCCATGGACTGCCGCCACGGCCGCGCCCTCTTCACCGAGTTCGGGAAGACCAATGACCTCGTCGTCTTGGACCCCGTGACGGGCCACCATCGCCGCGTGCCCTCGCCTTTCAACCGTCTGGCCTGCTACAGTGCGGCGGTGCTCTGCGCCACACAAGGCTGCGACCACCACGGCTGCCAAGATGGGCATTTCCTTGTGGCCGTCGTGTGCCGCGATGCGCTCCAGGGAGTCACGTTGGGCCGGCTCTACTCATCGGAGACTAACCTCTGGACGGAGCTCGCCTCTGTTCATCACCCTGATGTCAATTATACTACCTCTACCATGGCCGCGCCTAGCGTACTTGTGGGAGATACACTCTACTTCAACATCCATGGTGACATCGAGTGCCAACTGGGCACACTATGCTTGTCAATGTTCGAGAAGCCCATCGTTGGCAATGGCACTCTCGTGACCGTGGAAGACGGGGGGCTGGGATTTGCTGCACTGGTGGATGTCACAAATCTAACCCTGTGGTCAAGGGAGGCCGGATTGGAGGGTGCCATGGGATGGACAAAGCTCAGGGTAATTGATCTTAAGAAGCTAGTTCCTGATGGTGCCCTCTCAATCCCAACACGTTTTGAATTTGATGCCCTCGCGATCCCAACAAAATATAGGAGGTTGCCGCCCGGTGGACTGGAGATTAGTGGCTTCGCGGAGGGCACCCAAGTCATTTTTGTGTGCACAAGTGTTGATTCCTACATGGTGGACCTCAGGTCAGGGCGAGCGAGGAAGGTAACCCGTCATGGCACAGAATCATTTCCCTACACGAGCTTCTACATCCCAG CAATGGGTGCGGCTTCTCCGGGCCAGGGGCGATGA
- the LOC123123301 gene encoding uncharacterized protein, which yields MPPPPPVLLDELIEEVLLRIPPDEPARLFRASAVCKPWRRILAGRRFRRRYREFHGTPPILGLFHQRVRFVPTSALRPAHSGLPDWFAMDCRHGRALFAHIANDESTLDLIVLDPVTGHQRRVPWPHDDWTKCSAAVLCAAQGCDHHSCQDGHFLVAFVVTKKKKVSLGWLYSSETRVWSNLTSVHHPNVKFTNDFGASSVLLGDALYFNGGRIMECQLGTLRLSSFEKPIDRYGILMTAEDGGLGFAAVVDVTNLTLWSREAGPEGAMGWTPLRVIDLKMLLPDVDLSIRSFETTEYIPTFGGAIYEFPCPRVSGFAEGTHVIFVTTSVGSYMVDLKTGRASKVSDPGRQFFPFMSFYIPAMEAASTGEGQ from the exons atgccgccgccgccgccggtgctgCTGGACGAGCTCATCGAGGAGGTGCTCCTCCGCATCCCGCCGGACGAGCCCGCCCGCCTCTTCCGCGCCTCCGCCGTCTGCAAGCCCTGGCGCCGCATCCTCGCCGGCCGGCGTTTTCGTCGCCGCTACCGCGAGTTCCACGGAACACCTCCCATCCTGGGACTCTTCCATCAGCGCGTCCGCTTCGTCCCCACCTCCGCCCTCCGCCCCGCCCATTCCGGCCTCCCCGACTGGTTTGCCATGGACTGCCGCCACGGCCGCGCCCTCTTCGCCCACATCGCCAACGACGAGAGCACCCTTGACCTCATCGTGTTGGACCCTGTGACGGGCCACCAGCGCCGCGTGCCCTGGCCCCATGACGACTGGACCAAGTGCAGTGCGGCGGTGCTCTGCGCCGCACAAGGCTGCGACCACCACAGTTGCCAAGACGGCCATTTCCTTGTGGCCTTCGTCGTGACCAAGAAGAAAAAAGTCTCATTGGGCTGGCTCTACTCATCCGAGACTCGCGTGTGGAGCAACCTCACCTCTGTTCATCACCCCAATGTCAAATTTACCAATGACTTTGGTGCGTCTAGCGTCCTTTTGGGCGACGCTCTCTACTTTAACGGTGGTCGCATCATGGAGTGCCAACTTGGTACGCTCCGCCTTTCATCGTTCGAGAAGCCGATCGATCGTTATGGGATTCTCATGACGGCGGAGGACGGTGGGCTGGGATTCGCTGCTGTGGTGGATGTTACAAATCTAACACTATGGTCGAGGGAGGCCGGACCCGAGGGAGCCATGGGATGGACACCACTCAGGGTGATTGATCTGAAGATGCTACTCCCTGATGTCGACCTCTCCATCAGAAGTTTCGAAACAACTGAATATATCCCAACATTTGGAGGTGCGATTTATGAGTTTCCGTGTCCACGGGTGAGTGGCTTCGCGGAGGGCACACATGTCATTTTTGTTACCACAAGTGTTGGTTCCTACATGGTCGATCTCAAGACAGGGCGAGCCAGCAAGGTGTCTGATCCTGGCAGACAATTCTTTCCCTTCATGAGCTTCTACATCCCAG CAATGGAAGCAGCTTCTACGGGCGAAGGGCAATGA